GTTTCAGTCAAACCACCTGGGTACGTTGGCGTTGGTGTGTCACCAGGGTTAACTGGATAAGTTGGGCTCGTTGGGTCGTCCGGATCAACTGGACCACCTGGCGTGAAGATTGGTGAACTTGGCGTCTTTGGATCATTTGGATCAACTGTAATCACAGCGTGAATGAAAATCACTTCGTACGTTTGGTCATAATCATCTTCACGATCGAAGGTAAAGTTGACACCTGGATAACCATCTGAAACCAAGACATATCCCG
The window above is part of the Desertibacillus haloalkaliphilus genome. Proteins encoded here:
- a CDS encoding mucin-binding protein is translated as YVANEQQATITYLDKTTGKQLAMDTITGHSDETSTYTTADKIAAYEAAGYVLVSDGYPGVNFTFDREDDYDQTYEVIFIHAVITVDPNDPKTPSSPIFTPGGPVDPDDPTSPTYPVNPGDTPTPTYPGGLTET